The Xanthomonas sontii genome contains a region encoding:
- a CDS encoding FAD-dependent oxidoreductase, translated as MSPAPGQPDPTPTAYPHLFAPLDLGFTQLRNRILMGSMHTGLEDRARDFPKLAAYFAERAAGGVGLIVTGGFAPNVVGWLKPFGGKLSWPWEVRPHRQVTAAVHAHGAKICLQLLHAGRYAYHPLSVAPSKLKAPINPFTPRALSARGVERQIDAYAHAAKLAREAGYDGVEVMGSEGYLINEFIAPRSNRRNDAWGGDAAKRMRFAVEIVRRIRAACGPDFIIVYRLSLVDLVEDGSDWQEIVLQAQAIEAAGATLINSGIGWHEARVPTIATSVPRAAFAAVTAKLKPHVRLPLIATNRINMPDVAERILAGGGADMVSLARPLLADPEWANKAQRGQAQAINTCIACNQACLDHVFENKTASCLVNPRAAAETELNYLPTRAPKRIAVVGAGPAGLACATVAAQRGHRVTLFDSASEIGGQFNVAKRIPGKEEFHETLRYFRHQLDATGVELRLHTTADAALLADFDEVVLATGIVPRAVDFPGADHPSVVSYLDVLQGRVQAADKVAIIGAGGIGFDVGEFLVHAGESTALDPARWMAEWGVDPQFEGRGALCKPRPEPPARSVWLLQRSPGRPGARLGKTTGWIHRATLKAKGVTMLGGVEYLGVDDSGLRIRVDGAEQLLPVGTVVVCAGQEPRRDLQAALQAAGRSAHLIGGADVAAELDAKRAIAQGSRLAAQL; from the coding sequence ATGTCGCCCGCCCCCGGCCAGCCCGACCCCACCCCCACCGCCTACCCGCACCTGTTCGCCCCGCTGGACCTGGGCTTCACCCAGCTGCGCAACCGCATCCTGATGGGCTCCATGCACACCGGCCTGGAGGACCGCGCCCGCGACTTCCCCAAACTGGCCGCGTACTTCGCCGAGCGCGCCGCCGGCGGCGTCGGCCTGATCGTCACCGGCGGCTTCGCACCGAACGTGGTCGGCTGGCTGAAACCGTTCGGCGGCAAGCTGTCCTGGCCGTGGGAGGTGCGCCCGCACCGGCAGGTGACCGCCGCGGTGCACGCGCATGGCGCCAAGATCTGCCTGCAACTGCTGCACGCCGGACGCTACGCCTACCACCCCTTGTCGGTGGCGCCGTCGAAACTGAAGGCGCCGATCAACCCATTCACCCCGCGTGCGCTGTCGGCGCGCGGCGTCGAACGCCAGATCGATGCCTACGCCCATGCCGCCAAGCTGGCGCGCGAGGCCGGCTACGACGGCGTCGAAGTGATGGGCTCGGAAGGCTATCTGATCAACGAGTTCATCGCCCCGCGCAGCAACCGCCGCAACGACGCCTGGGGCGGCGACGCGGCCAAGCGCATGCGCTTCGCCGTGGAGATCGTGCGCCGCATCCGCGCCGCCTGCGGGCCGGACTTCATCATCGTCTACCGGCTGTCGCTGGTGGACCTGGTCGAGGACGGCAGCGACTGGCAGGAGATCGTGCTGCAGGCGCAGGCGATCGAGGCCGCCGGCGCGACCCTCATCAACTCCGGCATCGGCTGGCACGAGGCACGCGTGCCGACCATCGCCACCTCGGTGCCGCGCGCCGCCTTCGCCGCGGTGACCGCCAAGCTCAAGCCGCACGTGCGGCTGCCGCTGATCGCCACCAACCGCATCAACATGCCCGACGTGGCCGAGCGCATCCTCGCCGGCGGCGGTGCCGACATGGTGTCGCTGGCACGGCCGCTGCTGGCCGACCCGGAATGGGCGAACAAGGCGCAGCGCGGCCAGGCGCAGGCGATCAACACCTGCATCGCCTGCAACCAGGCCTGCCTGGACCACGTGTTCGAGAACAAGACCGCCAGCTGCCTGGTCAATCCCCGCGCGGCCGCCGAGACCGAACTGAACTACCTGCCGACCCGCGCGCCCAAGCGCATCGCAGTGGTCGGCGCAGGCCCGGCCGGCCTGGCCTGCGCCACCGTGGCCGCGCAGCGCGGCCACCGCGTCACCCTGTTCGACAGCGCCAGCGAGATCGGCGGCCAGTTCAACGTGGCCAAGCGCATTCCCGGCAAGGAGGAATTCCACGAGACGCTGCGCTACTTCCGCCACCAACTCGACGCCACCGGCGTGGAGTTGCGCCTGCACACCACCGCCGATGCGGCGCTGCTGGCCGACTTCGACGAGGTGGTACTGGCCACCGGTATCGTGCCGCGCGCGGTGGATTTCCCCGGCGCCGACCATCCCAGCGTGGTCAGCTACCTGGACGTGCTGCAGGGCCGGGTGCAGGCCGCGGACAAGGTGGCGATCATCGGCGCCGGCGGCATCGGCTTCGATGTCGGCGAGTTCCTGGTGCACGCCGGCGAGTCGACCGCGCTGGACCCGGCGCGCTGGATGGCCGAGTGGGGCGTGGACCCGCAATTCGAAGGCCGTGGCGCGCTGTGCAAGCCACGCCCGGAGCCGCCGGCGCGCAGCGTGTGGCTGCTGCAGCGCAGCCCGGGCCGGCCCGGCGCGCGGCTGGGCAAGACCACCGGCTGGATCCATCGCGCCACGCTCAAGGCCAAGGGCGTGACCATGCTCGGCGGCGTCGAATACCTGGGCGTGGACGACAGCGGCCTGCGCATCCGCGTGGACGGCGCCGAGCAACTGTTGCCGGTGGGCACGGTGGTGGTCTGCGCCGGCCAGGAACCGCGGCGCGACCTGCAGGCGGCGCTGCAGGCCGCCGGCCGCAGCGCGCACCTGATCGGCGGTGCCGATGTCGCCGCCGAACTGGACGCCAAGCGCGCCATCGCCCAGGGCAGCCGGC
- a CDS encoding zinc-binding alcohol dehydrogenase family protein — MKAVATLHPLPIDDPQSLHDLDLPTPPAPAGHDLLVRVEAVSVNPVDTKVRAKGASDGQPKVLGYDAAGVVEAVGPEVDGFEPGDEVYYAGDITRAGSNAQYQLVDARIVARKPATLDFAQAAALPLTTLTAWELLFQRMPFDFDDEHNRGRRLLVIGGAGGVGSIAIQLARHAGFEVIATASRPQTRDWCLQLGAHHVIDHRQALAPQLQALGIDQVDAALNLADTDRYWQALGELLAPQGHVGLIVEPSGPLHIGDPYKAKCIGIHWEMMFARARFRTDDMIEQHRILARTASLVDAGELRTTLTETLSPINATTLREAHRRLESGSTIGKLALVGWG; from the coding sequence ATGAAAGCGGTCGCCACCCTCCATCCCCTGCCGATCGACGATCCGCAGTCGCTGCACGACCTCGACCTGCCGACGCCCCCCGCGCCCGCCGGCCACGACCTGCTGGTGCGGGTGGAGGCGGTGTCGGTCAATCCGGTGGACACCAAGGTCCGCGCCAAGGGCGCGAGCGACGGCCAGCCCAAGGTGCTGGGCTACGACGCCGCCGGCGTGGTGGAGGCGGTCGGGCCCGAGGTCGACGGTTTCGAGCCGGGCGACGAGGTCTACTACGCCGGCGACATCACCCGCGCCGGCAGCAACGCGCAATACCAACTGGTGGATGCGCGCATCGTCGCGCGCAAGCCGGCCACGCTGGACTTCGCCCAGGCCGCGGCGCTGCCGCTGACCACCCTCACCGCCTGGGAACTGCTGTTCCAGCGCATGCCGTTCGACTTCGACGACGAACACAACCGCGGCCGCCGCCTGCTGGTGATCGGCGGCGCCGGCGGGGTCGGCTCGATCGCGATCCAGTTGGCGCGGCATGCCGGCTTCGAGGTGATCGCCACCGCCTCGCGGCCGCAGACCCGCGACTGGTGCCTGCAACTCGGCGCGCACCACGTGATCGACCATCGCCAGGCGCTGGCGCCGCAGCTGCAGGCACTGGGCATCGACCAGGTGGACGCCGCGTTGAACCTGGCCGACACCGACCGCTACTGGCAGGCGCTGGGCGAGCTGCTGGCGCCGCAGGGCCACGTCGGGCTGATCGTCGAGCCGAGCGGTCCGCTGCACATCGGCGACCCGTACAAGGCCAAGTGCATCGGCATCCACTGGGAAATGATGTTCGCACGCGCCCGGTTCCGCACCGACGACATGATCGAACAGCACCGCATCCTGGCGCGCACCGCCAGCCTGGTGGACGCAGGCGAACTGCGCACCACCCTGACCGAGACCCTGAGCCCGATCAACGCCACCACCCTGCGCGAGGCGCACCGCCGCCTGGAGTCGGGCAGCACCATCGGCAAACTGGCCCTGGTCGGCTGGGGCTGA